One Chitinophaga varians DNA window includes the following coding sequences:
- a CDS encoding DNA adenine methylase, with the protein MADRLRPPLTYYGGKQTLAPWIISMIPEHVLYGEPFCGGAAVLFHKEPSRVEVINDTNGELINFYRMAKTQFPKLNKLVQDTLHSRDAFRQAMVINQNPDMFDPIKRAWAIWTIAAMSFAAKLDGTFGYDKTDNTTSKRIENKRISFTPEIARRLSRVQLECADALYVIQSRDHEKAFFYCDPPYIGSDLGHYKGYTEADFTALLNTLSGIKGKFLLSSYPSSILDGFVKQLGWQQKQRSMLVTVNTKSGKQKEKTEVVTANYPIH; encoded by the coding sequence ATGGCTGACAGACTAAGACCGCCCTTGACATACTATGGCGGTAAACAGACCCTTGCACCATGGATCATCTCCATGATACCCGAACATGTCCTTTACGGGGAGCCTTTTTGCGGCGGGGCGGCAGTGTTATTTCACAAAGAGCCCTCTCGTGTGGAGGTGATCAATGATACCAACGGAGAGCTGATCAACTTTTACAGGATGGCTAAAACGCAGTTCCCAAAGCTTAATAAGCTGGTGCAGGATACACTTCATAGTCGTGATGCCTTCCGCCAGGCTATGGTCATCAACCAGAACCCGGACATGTTCGATCCGATAAAAAGAGCCTGGGCCATATGGACGATTGCAGCGATGAGCTTTGCAGCCAAGCTGGATGGGACATTTGGTTACGATAAGACGGATAACACCACCTCCAAAAGGATCGAGAACAAAAGGATCTCTTTTACTCCTGAGATTGCCCGGCGACTGTCCCGCGTCCAACTGGAATGCGCCGACGCTTTGTATGTTATACAAAGCCGGGACCATGAAAAGGCTTTCTTTTACTGCGATCCGCCCTATATCGGCAGCGATCTCGGACATTACAAAGGTTATACCGAAGCAGACTTTACCGCGCTGTTAAATACTCTCTCGGGCATTAAAGGAAAATTCCTACTATCCTCCTATCCGTCCTCAATCCTGGATGGTTTTGTTAAACAGCTTGGCTGGCAACAGAAACAGAGATCGATGTTGGTTACCGTCAATACAAAAAGCGGCAAACAAAAGGAAAAAACAGAAGTGGTAACGGCGAACTACCCGATACACTGA
- a CDS encoding helix-turn-helix domain-containing protein: MTIDFLTREDLEEFRSKLLIDIEGIIYNNKTKKWLKTQDVLAILEISEVTLQSLRNNGIIPFRKIGGICYYHADELDQALLSLPKGKKHLAEILR, from the coding sequence ATGACCATAGATTTTTTGACCAGGGAGGACTTGGAAGAGTTCAGATCAAAGCTATTGATTGATATAGAGGGAATTATCTATAATAACAAGACGAAGAAGTGGCTTAAAACCCAAGATGTCTTAGCTATTCTTGAAATTTCGGAAGTTACACTTCAGTCACTTAGGAATAATGGAATTATACCCTTCCGAAAAATAGGCGGTATCTGTTATTATCATGCAGATGAGTTAGATCAAGCATTGTTGAGTCTACCTAAAGGAAAAAAGCATCTGGCCGAAATTCTTAGATGA